One genomic region from Macaca mulatta isolate MMU2019108-1 chromosome 20, T2T-MMU8v2.0, whole genome shotgun sequence encodes:
- the ZSCAN10 gene encoding zinc finger and SCAN domain-containing protein 10 isoform X1: MLEESILAALEQEQLGEVKLEEEEAASPEDPRRPESRLRPEVAHQLFRCFQYQEDMGPRASLSRLRELCGHWLRPALHTKKQILELLVLEQFLSVLPPHLLGRLQGQPLRDGEEVVLLLEGIHREPSHTGPLDFSCNAGKSCPRADVTLEEKGCASQVPSHSPKKELPAEEPSVLGPSDEPPPLQPRPAKPAELGHWRLPPSSKQPLSPGPQKTFQALQESSPQGPSPWPEESSGDQELAAVLESLTFEDVPENKAWPAHPLGFGSRTPDKEEFKQEEPKGAAWPTAILAESQTDSPGVPGEPCVQTLGRGAAASGPGGDGSLLGGSEILEVKVAEGVPEPNPELQFICADCGVSFPQLSRLKAHQLHSHPAGRSFLCLCCGKSFGRSSILKLHMRTHTDERPHACHLCGHRFRQSSHLSKHLLTHSSEPAFLCAECGRGFQRRASLVQHLLAHAQDQKPPCAPESKAEAPPLTEVLCSHCGQTFQRRSSLKRHLRIHARDKDHRSSEGSGSRRRDSDRRPFVCSDCGKAFRRSEHLVAHRRVHTGERPFSCQACGRSFTQSSQLVSHQRVHTGEKPYACPQCGKRFVRRASLARHLLTHGGPRPHLCTQCGKSFGQTQDLARHQRSHTGEKPCRCSECGEGFSQSAHLARHQRIHTGEKPHACDTCGHRFRNSSNLARHRRSHTGERPYSCQTCGRSFRRNAHLRRHLATHVEPGQEQAEPPQECVECGKSFSRSCNLLRHLLVHTGARPYSCTQCGRSFSRNSHLLRHLRTHARETLY, from the exons ATGCTTGAAGAATCAATCTTGGCTGCCCTGGAGCAGGAGCAGCTGGGGGAAGTCaagttggaggaggaggaggctgccaGCCCAGAGGACCCCAGGCGGCCAGAGTCCAGGCTGAGGCCCGAGGTGGCTCACCAGCTGTTCAGATGCTTCCAGTATCAGGAGGACATGGGGCCACGGGCATCCCTGAGCCGGCTCCGGGAGCTCTGCGGCCACTGGCTACGGCCGGCTCTGCACACCAAGAAGCAGATCCTGGAGCTGCTGGTGCTGGAGCAGTTCCTGAGTGTGCTGCCTCCGCACCTCCTGGGCCGCCTGCAGGGGCAGCCACTcagggatggggaggaggtgGTGCTGCTGCTGGAGGGCATCCACCGGGAGCCCAGCCACACGGGGCCGCTG GATTTTAGTTGTAATGCTGGCAAGAGTTGTCCCCGAGCAGACGTCACCTTGGAGGAAAAGGGGTGTGCTTCCCAGGTCCCCAGCCACAGCCCCAAGAAGGAATTGCCTGCAGAAGAACCTTCAGTGCTGGGCCCATCGGATGAGCCTCCCCCACTCCAGCCAAGGCCTGCCAAGCCTGCTGAGCTGGGACATTGGAGACTTCCCCCAAGTTCAAAGCAGCCACTGAGCCCGGGGCCCCAGAAGACATTCCAGGCCCTGCAAGAAAGCA GCCCCCAGGGCCCCTCACCATGGCCAGAGGAGAGTTCCGGAGATCAGGAGCTGGCGGCTGTGCTG GAGTCCCTGACCTTTGAGGATGTGCCAGAGAATAAGGCGTGGCCTGCACACCCCCTGG GATTTGGAAGCAGAACCCCAGACAAGGAGGAATTTAAACAAGAAGAGCCCAAAGGGGCTGCCTGGCCCACTGCCATCTTAGCAGAGTCTCAAACAGATAGTCCTGGGGTGCCGGGAGAGCCTTGCGTCCAGACGCTCGGACGGGGCGCTGCGGCGAGTGGCCCTGGTGGAGATGGGTCCCTTCTTGGCGGCAGTGAAATTTTGGAGGTCAAAGTGGCTGAGGGCGTCCCCGAGCCCAATCCGGAGCTGCAGTTCATCTGCGCAGACTGCGGGGTGAGCTTCCCGCAGCTGTCTCGCCTGAAGGCGCACCAGCTGCACTCGCACCCGGCCGGGCGCTCCTTTCTGTGCCTTTGCTGTGGGAAGAGCTTCGGCCGCAGCTCCATTCTCAAGCTGCACATGCGCACTCACACGGACGAGCGGCCGCACGCCTGCCACCTGTGTGGCCACCGCTTCCGCCAGAGCTCGCACCTGAGCAAGCACCTACTGACCCACTCCTCCGAGCCGGCCTTCCTGTGCGCCGAGTGCGGCCGCGGCTTCCAGCGCCGCGCCAGCCTTGTGCAGCACCTGCTGGCGCACGCCCAGGACCAGAAGCCTCCCTGCGCTCCTGAGAGCAAGGCCGAAGCGCCACCGCTGACCGAAGTCCTGTGCTCCCACTGCGGCCAGACCTTCCAGCGCCGCTCCAGCCTTAAGCGCCACTTGCGGATCCACGCCAGGGACAAGGACCACCGGTCCTCCGAAGGCTCCGGCAGCCGCCGCCGGGACTCTGACCGGAGGCCCTTCGTGTGCAGCGACTGCGGCAAGGCCTTCCGGCGCAGCGAGCACCTGGTGGCCCACCGGAGGGTGCACACAGGCGAGCGGCCCTTCTCCTGccaggcctgcggccgcagcttCACGCAGAGCTCGCAGCTGGTCAGCCACCAACGGGTGCACACGGGCGAGAAGCCCTACGCCTGTCCGCAGTGTGGGAAGCGCTTCGTGCGCCGGGCCAGCCTTGCCCGCCACCTGCTGACCCACGGTGGCCCTCGGCCCCACCTCTGCACCCAGTGCGGGAAGAGTTTCGGCCAGACCCAGGATCTAGCCCGCCACCAGCGCAGCCACACTGGCGAGAAACCCTGCCGCTGTAGCGAGTGCGGCGAGGGCTTCAGCCAGAGCGCCCACCTGGCGCGCCACCAGCGCATCCACACAGGGGAAAAGCCCCACGCCTGCGACACCTGCGGCCACCGTTTCCGCAATAGCTCCAACCTGGCCCGCCACCGCCGCAGCCACACGGGCGAGCGGCCCTACAGCTGTCAGACGTGCGGTCGCAGCTTCCGGCGCAACGCGCATCTGCGGCGGCACCTGGCTACCCATGTGGAGCCAGGGCAGGAGCAGGCCGAGCCCCCGCAGGAGTGCGTGGAGTGTGGCAAGAGCTTCAGCCGCAGCTGCAATCTGCTGCGACACCTGCTGGTGCACACGGGCGCCAGGCCCTACTCCTGCACGCAATGTGGCCGCAGCTTCAGCCGCAACTCCCACCTGCTGCGCCACCTGCGCACCCACGCCCGCGAGACGCTATACTAG
- the ZSCAN10 gene encoding zinc finger and SCAN domain-containing protein 10 isoform X3 → MLPVSGGHGATGIPEPAPGALRPLATAGSAHQEADPGAAGPQGPSPWPEESSGDQELAAVLESLTFEDVPENKAWPAHPLGFGSRTPDKEEFKQEEPKGAAWPTAILAESQTDSPGVPGEPCVQTLGRGAAASGPGGDGSLLGGSEILEVKVAEGVPEPNPELQFICADCGVSFPQLSRLKAHQLHSHPAGRSFLCLCCGKSFGRSSILKLHMRTHTDERPHACHLCGHRFRQSSHLSKHLLTHSSEPAFLCAECGRGFQRRASLVQHLLAHAQDQKPPCAPESKAEAPPLTEVLCSHCGQTFQRRSSLKRHLRIHARDKDHRSSEGSGSRRRDSDRRPFVCSDCGKAFRRSEHLVAHRRVHTGERPFSCQACGRSFTQSSQLVSHQRVHTGEKPYACPQCGKRFVRRASLARHLLTHGGPRPHLCTQCGKSFGQTQDLARHQRSHTGEKPCRCSECGEGFSQSAHLARHQRIHTGEKPHACDTCGHRFRNSSNLARHRRSHTGERPYSCQTCGRSFRRNAHLRRHLATHVEPGQEQAEPPQECVECGKSFSRSCNLLRHLLVHTGARPYSCTQCGRSFSRNSHLLRHLRTHARETLY, encoded by the exons ATGCTTCCAGTATCAGGAGGACATGGGGCCACGGGCATCCCTGAGCCGGCTCCGGGAGCTCTGCGGCCACTGGCTACGGCCGGCTCTGCACACCAAGAAGCAGATCCTGGAGCTGCTG GCCCCCAGGGCCCCTCACCATGGCCAGAGGAGAGTTCCGGAGATCAGGAGCTGGCGGCTGTGCTG GAGTCCCTGACCTTTGAGGATGTGCCAGAGAATAAGGCGTGGCCTGCACACCCCCTGG GATTTGGAAGCAGAACCCCAGACAAGGAGGAATTTAAACAAGAAGAGCCCAAAGGGGCTGCCTGGCCCACTGCCATCTTAGCAGAGTCTCAAACAGATAGTCCTGGGGTGCCGGGAGAGCCTTGCGTCCAGACGCTCGGACGGGGCGCTGCGGCGAGTGGCCCTGGTGGAGATGGGTCCCTTCTTGGCGGCAGTGAAATTTTGGAGGTCAAAGTGGCTGAGGGCGTCCCCGAGCCCAATCCGGAGCTGCAGTTCATCTGCGCAGACTGCGGGGTGAGCTTCCCGCAGCTGTCTCGCCTGAAGGCGCACCAGCTGCACTCGCACCCGGCCGGGCGCTCCTTTCTGTGCCTTTGCTGTGGGAAGAGCTTCGGCCGCAGCTCCATTCTCAAGCTGCACATGCGCACTCACACGGACGAGCGGCCGCACGCCTGCCACCTGTGTGGCCACCGCTTCCGCCAGAGCTCGCACCTGAGCAAGCACCTACTGACCCACTCCTCCGAGCCGGCCTTCCTGTGCGCCGAGTGCGGCCGCGGCTTCCAGCGCCGCGCCAGCCTTGTGCAGCACCTGCTGGCGCACGCCCAGGACCAGAAGCCTCCCTGCGCTCCTGAGAGCAAGGCCGAAGCGCCACCGCTGACCGAAGTCCTGTGCTCCCACTGCGGCCAGACCTTCCAGCGCCGCTCCAGCCTTAAGCGCCACTTGCGGATCCACGCCAGGGACAAGGACCACCGGTCCTCCGAAGGCTCCGGCAGCCGCCGCCGGGACTCTGACCGGAGGCCCTTCGTGTGCAGCGACTGCGGCAAGGCCTTCCGGCGCAGCGAGCACCTGGTGGCCCACCGGAGGGTGCACACAGGCGAGCGGCCCTTCTCCTGccaggcctgcggccgcagcttCACGCAGAGCTCGCAGCTGGTCAGCCACCAACGGGTGCACACGGGCGAGAAGCCCTACGCCTGTCCGCAGTGTGGGAAGCGCTTCGTGCGCCGGGCCAGCCTTGCCCGCCACCTGCTGACCCACGGTGGCCCTCGGCCCCACCTCTGCACCCAGTGCGGGAAGAGTTTCGGCCAGACCCAGGATCTAGCCCGCCACCAGCGCAGCCACACTGGCGAGAAACCCTGCCGCTGTAGCGAGTGCGGCGAGGGCTTCAGCCAGAGCGCCCACCTGGCGCGCCACCAGCGCATCCACACAGGGGAAAAGCCCCACGCCTGCGACACCTGCGGCCACCGTTTCCGCAATAGCTCCAACCTGGCCCGCCACCGCCGCAGCCACACGGGCGAGCGGCCCTACAGCTGTCAGACGTGCGGTCGCAGCTTCCGGCGCAACGCGCATCTGCGGCGGCACCTGGCTACCCATGTGGAGCCAGGGCAGGAGCAGGCCGAGCCCCCGCAGGAGTGCGTGGAGTGTGGCAAGAGCTTCAGCCGCAGCTGCAATCTGCTGCGACACCTGCTGGTGCACACGGGCGCCAGGCCCTACTCCTGCACGCAATGTGGCCGCAGCTTCAGCCGCAACTCCCACCTGCTGCGCCACCTGCGCACCCACGCCCGCGAGACGCTATACTAG
- the ZSCAN10 gene encoding zinc finger and SCAN domain-containing protein 10 isoform X2 produces MLPVSGGHGATGIPEPAPGALRPLATAGSAHQEADPGAAGAGAVPECAASAPPGPPAGAATQGWGGGGAAAGGHPPGAQPHGAAGPQGPSPWPEESSGDQELAAVLESLTFEDVPENKAWPAHPLGFGSRTPDKEEFKQEEPKGAAWPTAILAESQTDSPGVPGEPCVQTLGRGAAASGPGGDGSLLGGSEILEVKVAEGVPEPNPELQFICADCGVSFPQLSRLKAHQLHSHPAGRSFLCLCCGKSFGRSSILKLHMRTHTDERPHACHLCGHRFRQSSHLSKHLLTHSSEPAFLCAECGRGFQRRASLVQHLLAHAQDQKPPCAPESKAEAPPLTEVLCSHCGQTFQRRSSLKRHLRIHARDKDHRSSEGSGSRRRDSDRRPFVCSDCGKAFRRSEHLVAHRRVHTGERPFSCQACGRSFTQSSQLVSHQRVHTGEKPYACPQCGKRFVRRASLARHLLTHGGPRPHLCTQCGKSFGQTQDLARHQRSHTGEKPCRCSECGEGFSQSAHLARHQRIHTGEKPHACDTCGHRFRNSSNLARHRRSHTGERPYSCQTCGRSFRRNAHLRRHLATHVEPGQEQAEPPQECVECGKSFSRSCNLLRHLLVHTGARPYSCTQCGRSFSRNSHLLRHLRTHARETLY; encoded by the exons ATGCTTCCAGTATCAGGAGGACATGGGGCCACGGGCATCCCTGAGCCGGCTCCGGGAGCTCTGCGGCCACTGGCTACGGCCGGCTCTGCACACCAAGAAGCAGATCCTGGAGCTGCTGGTGCTGGAGCAGTTCCTGAGTGTGCTGCCTCCGCACCTCCTGGGCCGCCTGCAGGGGCAGCCACTcagggatggggaggaggtgGTGCTGCTGCTGGAGGGCATCCACCGGGAGCCCAGCCACACGGGGCCGCTG GCCCCCAGGGCCCCTCACCATGGCCAGAGGAGAGTTCCGGAGATCAGGAGCTGGCGGCTGTGCTG GAGTCCCTGACCTTTGAGGATGTGCCAGAGAATAAGGCGTGGCCTGCACACCCCCTGG GATTTGGAAGCAGAACCCCAGACAAGGAGGAATTTAAACAAGAAGAGCCCAAAGGGGCTGCCTGGCCCACTGCCATCTTAGCAGAGTCTCAAACAGATAGTCCTGGGGTGCCGGGAGAGCCTTGCGTCCAGACGCTCGGACGGGGCGCTGCGGCGAGTGGCCCTGGTGGAGATGGGTCCCTTCTTGGCGGCAGTGAAATTTTGGAGGTCAAAGTGGCTGAGGGCGTCCCCGAGCCCAATCCGGAGCTGCAGTTCATCTGCGCAGACTGCGGGGTGAGCTTCCCGCAGCTGTCTCGCCTGAAGGCGCACCAGCTGCACTCGCACCCGGCCGGGCGCTCCTTTCTGTGCCTTTGCTGTGGGAAGAGCTTCGGCCGCAGCTCCATTCTCAAGCTGCACATGCGCACTCACACGGACGAGCGGCCGCACGCCTGCCACCTGTGTGGCCACCGCTTCCGCCAGAGCTCGCACCTGAGCAAGCACCTACTGACCCACTCCTCCGAGCCGGCCTTCCTGTGCGCCGAGTGCGGCCGCGGCTTCCAGCGCCGCGCCAGCCTTGTGCAGCACCTGCTGGCGCACGCCCAGGACCAGAAGCCTCCCTGCGCTCCTGAGAGCAAGGCCGAAGCGCCACCGCTGACCGAAGTCCTGTGCTCCCACTGCGGCCAGACCTTCCAGCGCCGCTCCAGCCTTAAGCGCCACTTGCGGATCCACGCCAGGGACAAGGACCACCGGTCCTCCGAAGGCTCCGGCAGCCGCCGCCGGGACTCTGACCGGAGGCCCTTCGTGTGCAGCGACTGCGGCAAGGCCTTCCGGCGCAGCGAGCACCTGGTGGCCCACCGGAGGGTGCACACAGGCGAGCGGCCCTTCTCCTGccaggcctgcggccgcagcttCACGCAGAGCTCGCAGCTGGTCAGCCACCAACGGGTGCACACGGGCGAGAAGCCCTACGCCTGTCCGCAGTGTGGGAAGCGCTTCGTGCGCCGGGCCAGCCTTGCCCGCCACCTGCTGACCCACGGTGGCCCTCGGCCCCACCTCTGCACCCAGTGCGGGAAGAGTTTCGGCCAGACCCAGGATCTAGCCCGCCACCAGCGCAGCCACACTGGCGAGAAACCCTGCCGCTGTAGCGAGTGCGGCGAGGGCTTCAGCCAGAGCGCCCACCTGGCGCGCCACCAGCGCATCCACACAGGGGAAAAGCCCCACGCCTGCGACACCTGCGGCCACCGTTTCCGCAATAGCTCCAACCTGGCCCGCCACCGCCGCAGCCACACGGGCGAGCGGCCCTACAGCTGTCAGACGTGCGGTCGCAGCTTCCGGCGCAACGCGCATCTGCGGCGGCACCTGGCTACCCATGTGGAGCCAGGGCAGGAGCAGGCCGAGCCCCCGCAGGAGTGCGTGGAGTGTGGCAAGAGCTTCAGCCGCAGCTGCAATCTGCTGCGACACCTGCTGGTGCACACGGGCGCCAGGCCCTACTCCTGCACGCAATGTGGCCGCAGCTTCAGCCGCAACTCCCACCTGCTGCGCCACCTGCGCACCCACGCCCGCGAGACGCTATACTAG
- the ZSCAN10 gene encoding zinc finger and SCAN domain-containing protein 10 isoform X4 gives MCQRIRRGLHTPWDVTRPDCGTIMAHCSRELLGSGFGSRTPDKEEFKQEEPKGAAWPTAILAESQTDSPGVPGEPCVQTLGRGAAASGPGGDGSLLGGSEILEVKVAEGVPEPNPELQFICADCGVSFPQLSRLKAHQLHSHPAGRSFLCLCCGKSFGRSSILKLHMRTHTDERPHACHLCGHRFRQSSHLSKHLLTHSSEPAFLCAECGRGFQRRASLVQHLLAHAQDQKPPCAPESKAEAPPLTEVLCSHCGQTFQRRSSLKRHLRIHARDKDHRSSEGSGSRRRDSDRRPFVCSDCGKAFRRSEHLVAHRRVHTGERPFSCQACGRSFTQSSQLVSHQRVHTGEKPYACPQCGKRFVRRASLARHLLTHGGPRPHLCTQCGKSFGQTQDLARHQRSHTGEKPCRCSECGEGFSQSAHLARHQRIHTGEKPHACDTCGHRFRNSSNLARHRRSHTGERPYSCQTCGRSFRRNAHLRRHLATHVEPGQEQAEPPQECVECGKSFSRSCNLLRHLLVHTGARPYSCTQCGRSFSRNSHLLRHLRTHARETLY, from the exons ATGTGCCAGAGAATAAGGCGTGGCCTGCACACCCCCTGG gatgtTACTCGCCCAGactgtggcacaatcatggctcactgcagccgggaactcctgggctcag GATTTGGAAGCAGAACCCCAGACAAGGAGGAATTTAAACAAGAAGAGCCCAAAGGGGCTGCCTGGCCCACTGCCATCTTAGCAGAGTCTCAAACAGATAGTCCTGGGGTGCCGGGAGAGCCTTGCGTCCAGACGCTCGGACGGGGCGCTGCGGCGAGTGGCCCTGGTGGAGATGGGTCCCTTCTTGGCGGCAGTGAAATTTTGGAGGTCAAAGTGGCTGAGGGCGTCCCCGAGCCCAATCCGGAGCTGCAGTTCATCTGCGCAGACTGCGGGGTGAGCTTCCCGCAGCTGTCTCGCCTGAAGGCGCACCAGCTGCACTCGCACCCGGCCGGGCGCTCCTTTCTGTGCCTTTGCTGTGGGAAGAGCTTCGGCCGCAGCTCCATTCTCAAGCTGCACATGCGCACTCACACGGACGAGCGGCCGCACGCCTGCCACCTGTGTGGCCACCGCTTCCGCCAGAGCTCGCACCTGAGCAAGCACCTACTGACCCACTCCTCCGAGCCGGCCTTCCTGTGCGCCGAGTGCGGCCGCGGCTTCCAGCGCCGCGCCAGCCTTGTGCAGCACCTGCTGGCGCACGCCCAGGACCAGAAGCCTCCCTGCGCTCCTGAGAGCAAGGCCGAAGCGCCACCGCTGACCGAAGTCCTGTGCTCCCACTGCGGCCAGACCTTCCAGCGCCGCTCCAGCCTTAAGCGCCACTTGCGGATCCACGCCAGGGACAAGGACCACCGGTCCTCCGAAGGCTCCGGCAGCCGCCGCCGGGACTCTGACCGGAGGCCCTTCGTGTGCAGCGACTGCGGCAAGGCCTTCCGGCGCAGCGAGCACCTGGTGGCCCACCGGAGGGTGCACACAGGCGAGCGGCCCTTCTCCTGccaggcctgcggccgcagcttCACGCAGAGCTCGCAGCTGGTCAGCCACCAACGGGTGCACACGGGCGAGAAGCCCTACGCCTGTCCGCAGTGTGGGAAGCGCTTCGTGCGCCGGGCCAGCCTTGCCCGCCACCTGCTGACCCACGGTGGCCCTCGGCCCCACCTCTGCACCCAGTGCGGGAAGAGTTTCGGCCAGACCCAGGATCTAGCCCGCCACCAGCGCAGCCACACTGGCGAGAAACCCTGCCGCTGTAGCGAGTGCGGCGAGGGCTTCAGCCAGAGCGCCCACCTGGCGCGCCACCAGCGCATCCACACAGGGGAAAAGCCCCACGCCTGCGACACCTGCGGCCACCGTTTCCGCAATAGCTCCAACCTGGCCCGCCACCGCCGCAGCCACACGGGCGAGCGGCCCTACAGCTGTCAGACGTGCGGTCGCAGCTTCCGGCGCAACGCGCATCTGCGGCGGCACCTGGCTACCCATGTGGAGCCAGGGCAGGAGCAGGCCGAGCCCCCGCAGGAGTGCGTGGAGTGTGGCAAGAGCTTCAGCCGCAGCTGCAATCTGCTGCGACACCTGCTGGTGCACACGGGCGCCAGGCCCTACTCCTGCACGCAATGTGGCCGCAGCTTCAGCCGCAACTCCCACCTGCTGCGCCACCTGCGCACCCACGCCCGCGAGACGCTATACTAG
- the ZSCAN10 gene encoding zinc finger and SCAN domain-containing protein 10 isoform X5, with amino-acid sequence MRTHTDERPHACHLCGHRFRQSSHLSKHLLTHSSEPAFLCAECGRGFQRRASLVQHLLAHAQDQKPPCAPESKAEAPPLTEVLCSHCGQTFQRRSSLKRHLRIHARDKDHRSSEGSGSRRRDSDRRPFVCSDCGKAFRRSEHLVAHRRVHTGERPFSCQACGRSFTQSSQLVSHQRVHTGEKPYACPQCGKRFVRRASLARHLLTHGGPRPHLCTQCGKSFGQTQDLARHQRSHTGEKPCRCSECGEGFSQSAHLARHQRIHTGEKPHACDTCGHRFRNSSNLARHRRSHTGERPYSCQTCGRSFRRNAHLRRHLATHVEPGQEQAEPPQECVECGKSFSRSCNLLRHLLVHTGARPYSCTQCGRSFSRNSHLLRHLRTHARETLY; translated from the coding sequence ATGCGCACTCACACGGACGAGCGGCCGCACGCCTGCCACCTGTGTGGCCACCGCTTCCGCCAGAGCTCGCACCTGAGCAAGCACCTACTGACCCACTCCTCCGAGCCGGCCTTCCTGTGCGCCGAGTGCGGCCGCGGCTTCCAGCGCCGCGCCAGCCTTGTGCAGCACCTGCTGGCGCACGCCCAGGACCAGAAGCCTCCCTGCGCTCCTGAGAGCAAGGCCGAAGCGCCACCGCTGACCGAAGTCCTGTGCTCCCACTGCGGCCAGACCTTCCAGCGCCGCTCCAGCCTTAAGCGCCACTTGCGGATCCACGCCAGGGACAAGGACCACCGGTCCTCCGAAGGCTCCGGCAGCCGCCGCCGGGACTCTGACCGGAGGCCCTTCGTGTGCAGCGACTGCGGCAAGGCCTTCCGGCGCAGCGAGCACCTGGTGGCCCACCGGAGGGTGCACACAGGCGAGCGGCCCTTCTCCTGccaggcctgcggccgcagcttCACGCAGAGCTCGCAGCTGGTCAGCCACCAACGGGTGCACACGGGCGAGAAGCCCTACGCCTGTCCGCAGTGTGGGAAGCGCTTCGTGCGCCGGGCCAGCCTTGCCCGCCACCTGCTGACCCACGGTGGCCCTCGGCCCCACCTCTGCACCCAGTGCGGGAAGAGTTTCGGCCAGACCCAGGATCTAGCCCGCCACCAGCGCAGCCACACTGGCGAGAAACCCTGCCGCTGTAGCGAGTGCGGCGAGGGCTTCAGCCAGAGCGCCCACCTGGCGCGCCACCAGCGCATCCACACAGGGGAAAAGCCCCACGCCTGCGACACCTGCGGCCACCGTTTCCGCAATAGCTCCAACCTGGCCCGCCACCGCCGCAGCCACACGGGCGAGCGGCCCTACAGCTGTCAGACGTGCGGTCGCAGCTTCCGGCGCAACGCGCATCTGCGGCGGCACCTGGCTACCCATGTGGAGCCAGGGCAGGAGCAGGCCGAGCCCCCGCAGGAGTGCGTGGAGTGTGGCAAGAGCTTCAGCCGCAGCTGCAATCTGCTGCGACACCTGCTGGTGCACACGGGCGCCAGGCCCTACTCCTGCACGCAATGTGGCCGCAGCTTCAGCCGCAACTCCCACCTGCTGCGCCACCTGCGCACCCACGCCCGCGAGACGCTATACTAG